The following coding sequences lie in one Silvanigrella aquatica genomic window:
- the ruvA gene encoding Holliday junction branch migration protein RuvA, whose product MMGSLRGILAEKSPEYILVDVNGVGYEVEVPATTLCQLPALKQEVSLSILTYVREDSIRLFGFTSSFDKKVFQELTSVSGVGPKAALALLGPVDGYDLCEIITSGQIVKLTAIPGVGPKTAERLILELKTKMQKLMARKKDDVEIQKTKISSNLAASIMDNQNVSHKMEQKLIRKQIIEDLKSALSNLGYKDKQYGEVVHSFEQRMQLGEKISIEIALKESLSKLSERILQKH is encoded by the coding sequence ATGATGGGATCACTACGCGGAATTTTAGCTGAAAAATCGCCTGAATATATTCTTGTCGACGTCAATGGAGTTGGTTATGAAGTGGAAGTCCCCGCGACAACTCTATGCCAACTTCCTGCTTTAAAACAAGAAGTGTCTCTCAGCATCTTAACTTATGTTCGCGAAGATTCCATCCGACTCTTTGGTTTTACTTCATCATTTGATAAAAAAGTATTTCAAGAATTGACAAGTGTTTCGGGAGTTGGCCCCAAAGCCGCACTTGCGCTTCTAGGACCAGTAGATGGTTATGATTTATGTGAGATTATAACAAGTGGACAAATTGTAAAATTAACTGCTATTCCTGGTGTTGGCCCTAAAACGGCAGAACGACTTATTTTAGAACTTAAAACAAAAATGCAAAAATTAATGGCACGCAAAAAAGATGATGTAGAAATTCAAAAAACTAAAATTTCATCAAATTTAGCGGCGTCTATCATGGATAATCAAAACGTATCCCACAAAATGGAACAGAAACTGATTCGCAAACAAATTATCGAAGATTTAAAAAGCGCCTTGTCAAATTTGGGATACAAAGATAAGCAATATGGTGAAGTGGTTCACAGCTTTGAACAAAGAATGCAACTTGGTGAAAAAATATCTATCGAAATCGCATTAAAAGAATCTCTCTCAAAATTATCGGAACGCATTCTGCAAAAACATTAA
- the ruvB gene encoding Holliday junction branch migration DNA helicase RuvB, translated as MESSIHTKFDNSIIIPELAKEPVEPHINLRPQNFDEYPGQERICENLKVYTQAAKLRGKMLDHCLFHGPPGLGKTTLAGIIAKTMDCQMKVTSGPVIERAADLMGILASLESKTILFIDEIHRLPANVEEILYSAMEDMRLDILIGQGPTARTVKFDLPPFCIIGATTRAGAISAPLRDRFGIQEHLDYYTPAALSKILLRSAKIMNTHLEEDAALLLSKRCRGTPRIANQLLKRVLDFALVSNKVTIDCDIINQSLNRLGVDSEGLSLMDREFLKIMEERYQGGPVGLEAIAAALNEEKSTLEDVYEPYLVYRGFILRTARGRMLSDSGKMHLNNI; from the coding sequence ATGGAATCGAGTATTCATACTAAATTTGATAACTCAATTATCATTCCTGAATTAGCTAAGGAACCCGTAGAACCTCATATTAATTTAAGGCCACAAAATTTTGATGAATATCCCGGTCAAGAGAGGATCTGTGAAAATTTAAAAGTCTATACTCAAGCTGCAAAACTTCGTGGAAAAATGCTAGATCATTGTTTATTTCATGGACCTCCTGGCTTGGGAAAAACAACATTAGCAGGCATCATTGCAAAAACAATGGATTGCCAAATGAAAGTCACATCAGGCCCCGTTATAGAACGGGCAGCCGATTTAATGGGAATATTAGCAAGCTTAGAGTCAAAAACTATTTTATTTATTGACGAAATTCATAGATTACCTGCAAATGTAGAGGAAATTTTATATTCGGCAATGGAAGACATGCGACTCGATATTTTAATTGGCCAAGGACCTACCGCGCGCACAGTTAAATTTGATCTCCCCCCCTTTTGCATAATTGGTGCGACCACCCGTGCTGGTGCCATTTCTGCTCCCTTACGAGATCGTTTTGGTATTCAAGAACATCTTGATTATTATACTCCCGCAGCCTTATCTAAAATTTTATTGCGCAGTGCTAAAATTATGAACACACATCTTGAAGAAGATGCTGCTCTTTTATTATCTAAAAGATGCCGAGGAACACCGCGTATTGCCAATCAATTATTAAAACGTGTTCTTGATTTTGCTTTGGTCTCAAATAAAGTAACAATTGATTGCGACATAATCAATCAATCCCTTAATAGACTGGGTGTCGATTCCGAAGGACTTTCCCTGATGGACAGAGAATTTCTTAAAATTATGGAGGAACGTTATCAAGGTGGTCCTGTGGGATTAGAAGCCATTGCAGCTGCATTAAATGAAGAAAAATCCACTTTAGAAGATGTCTATGAGCCTTATTTAGTTTACCGCGGGTTTATTTTAAGAACAGCTCGGGGCCGCATGTTATCAGATTCTGGAAAAATGCATTTAAATAATATTTAA
- the lepA gene encoding translation elongation factor 4, translated as MSKTANAEPNLIRNFCIIAHIDHGKSTLADRLLELTGAVADRDKQAQILDSMDLERERGITIKAQTATVDYKAKDGKIYTLNLIDTPGHVDFTYEVSRSLTACEGALLVVDATQGVEAQTVANVYLAGDNNVEILPVINKADLPSADYERVCLQIEEELAIDTSNAIKCSAKTGMGVPDILEAIIQFIPAPEDTRQKDLRALIFDSWFDPYQGVIVLVRVVDGIVKIGDQIKMMHSGKTFEVQKVGIMCVKAYPRESLSAGEVGYIVANVKDVKDSRVGDTISHAHSTVEPLPGFKKAKQMVFAGIFPVETNQFEALKDALAKLTLNDSSLSYEPETSVALGFGFRCGFLGLLHMEIIQERLEREYNMNVIFTAPTCVYIVQTTKGEELRVDNPANLPPPANIAKFLEPLVKATFHMPQEHLGSVMALLAERRGIQTKMEYLTQSRVMLQYELPLNEMVFDFFDRIKSISRGYASMDYEFHDYKESDLVRLDILVNGDPLDALSCIVHRSSSYERGRLLVKKLREVIPRQQFEVPLQAAIGSKVIARETLSAMRKDVTAKCYGGDISRKRKLLDKQKEGKKRMKQVGSVEIPQEAFMAILNLSDVE; from the coding sequence ATGAGCAAAACAGCAAATGCAGAACCAAATTTAATTAGAAATTTTTGTATCATTGCGCATATCGATCACGGAAAATCCACTCTCGCCGATCGCTTATTAGAACTCACCGGCGCCGTTGCCGATCGTGATAAACAAGCTCAAATACTCGATAGCATGGACTTGGAGCGCGAAAGAGGCATTACCATCAAAGCCCAAACCGCGACCGTAGATTACAAAGCAAAAGACGGCAAAATCTACACCTTAAATCTTATTGACACCCCGGGTCACGTTGACTTCACATACGAGGTGAGCCGCAGCCTAACAGCATGTGAAGGTGCCTTGCTTGTTGTCGATGCCACTCAAGGAGTAGAAGCACAAACCGTCGCCAATGTTTACTTAGCGGGAGATAACAATGTTGAAATTCTCCCTGTTATAAATAAAGCCGACCTTCCGAGTGCAGATTATGAGCGCGTTTGCTTACAAATTGAAGAAGAACTCGCCATAGATACATCGAATGCCATTAAATGCAGCGCCAAAACAGGGATGGGAGTTCCTGACATTTTAGAAGCCATTATTCAATTTATCCCGGCACCAGAAGACACGCGTCAAAAAGATCTTCGTGCCCTTATATTTGATAGCTGGTTTGACCCCTATCAAGGAGTAATTGTTCTTGTGCGCGTAGTAGATGGTATTGTAAAAATAGGCGATCAAATAAAAATGATGCACTCGGGCAAAACCTTTGAAGTGCAAAAAGTGGGAATTATGTGCGTCAAAGCTTATCCAAGAGAAAGCTTAAGCGCTGGAGAAGTGGGTTATATTGTTGCCAATGTCAAAGATGTGAAGGACTCTCGTGTTGGCGACACCATTTCCCATGCTCATTCGACTGTAGAACCTCTACCCGGATTTAAAAAAGCAAAACAAATGGTTTTTGCAGGGATTTTCCCAGTGGAAACAAACCAATTTGAAGCTTTAAAAGATGCTCTCGCCAAACTCACACTCAACGACAGTTCTTTAAGTTATGAACCCGAAACATCCGTTGCCTTGGGCTTTGGTTTTCGCTGCGGATTTTTAGGTTTATTGCACATGGAAATCATTCAGGAACGTCTAGAACGTGAATATAATATGAATGTTATTTTCACCGCTCCTACATGTGTTTACATTGTCCAAACAACAAAAGGAGAAGAATTAAGAGTTGATAACCCTGCTAATTTGCCACCTCCTGCAAACATTGCCAAATTTTTGGAACCCCTTGTCAAAGCAACCTTTCATATGCCTCAAGAACATCTTGGAAGCGTCATGGCGCTTTTAGCGGAACGACGCGGCATTCAAACAAAAATGGAATATCTCACGCAAAGCCGTGTCATGCTGCAGTATGAATTGCCCTTAAATGAGATGGTTTTTGACTTTTTTGATCGCATTAAAAGCATTTCCCGCGGTTATGCCAGCATGGATTATGAATTTCATGACTATAAAGAAAGTGATTTGGTACGACTGGATATCCTTGTCAATGGCGATCCTCTCGATGCGCTTTCCTGTATTGTGCACAGAAGCAGCTCCTACGAAAGAGGCCGTTTGCTAGTTAAAAAATTAAGAGAAGTGATTCCAAGACAACAATTTGAAGTTCCCTTACAAGCTGCTATTGGCTCCAAGGTCATTGCTCGTGAAACCTTAAGCGCCATGCGTAAAGATGTGACCGCAAAATGTTATGGCGGTGATATATCGCGTAAAAGAAAGTTGCTAGATAAACAAAAAGAAGGCAAAAAGCGGATGAAGCAAGTGGGAAGTGTCGAAATTCCTCAAGAAGCATTCATGGCGATACTAAACCTTTCCGATGTAGAATGA
- a CDS encoding methyl-accepting chemotaxis protein: MLKKFSIRKKMTLWNVLIIVIFTIVLFFLCYDALDRSLLEKQNKIKALTESAAGIVYKYIKLEKNGELTHAEAVEAASENVEALRFDDGNYIFIDDYDQRQIVNPTRPENKNQIQPTDPEMLKRLHNIIDKNTPGEYFYYTAKKPGTSEFLPKISYIAPITEWKWTIGTGVYMDDIAAQKTSYIIEISIICALIFIFLMIIATLFSNSMTVPLAKLSASLLNSSNEMETKSLNLSKMSEEVGNSSKSQADSIQETAAAIAEVTSMIARTSKLTEQSDELAHIIANGTKEGGEAVTRMVSAMESIQESSQRLSDIETIIKQIESKTMVINEIVSKTELLSLNASIEAARAGEYGKGFAVVAEEVGNLANTSGKSSNEIRELLEKSRNSVQEILHLTVQRVSEGQEKTKSVATTFEKITVDVNNINTQMQQITEATKEQEIGVKQIATAMARIDSSAINNLSNAEKSVIAATEVFEISKVLKSISKETEEIIFGKA; the protein is encoded by the coding sequence ATGCTGAAAAAATTTAGTATCAGAAAAAAAATGACCCTCTGGAATGTTTTAATTATAGTCATTTTTACTATTGTTCTATTTTTCTTATGTTATGACGCACTCGACCGTTCTCTTTTAGAAAAACAAAATAAAATAAAAGCTCTTACGGAATCTGCGGCTGGTATTGTTTATAAATATATTAAATTAGAAAAAAATGGTGAGTTAACTCACGCCGAAGCTGTAGAAGCGGCATCAGAAAACGTCGAAGCCCTTCGTTTTGATGATGGAAATTACATTTTTATTGATGACTATGATCAAAGACAAATTGTTAACCCCACAAGACCCGAAAACAAAAACCAAATTCAACCAACTGATCCAGAAATGCTTAAAAGACTTCATAATATTATTGATAAAAATACTCCTGGAGAGTATTTTTATTATACCGCAAAAAAACCTGGAACATCAGAATTTCTACCAAAAATATCTTATATCGCTCCTATTACTGAATGGAAGTGGACTATTGGAACAGGGGTTTATATGGATGACATTGCGGCGCAAAAAACAAGTTATATTATTGAAATATCCATAATATGTGCTTTAATTTTCATATTTCTTATGATCATTGCAACATTATTTTCAAATTCCATGACTGTTCCCTTAGCAAAATTATCGGCCTCTCTCCTAAATTCATCTAATGAGATGGAAACAAAATCTTTAAATCTATCAAAAATGAGTGAAGAAGTTGGAAATTCTTCTAAATCACAAGCCGATTCCATACAAGAAACGGCAGCTGCTATTGCCGAAGTAACAAGCATGATCGCACGCACTTCTAAGCTCACAGAGCAATCCGATGAGTTAGCACACATTATTGCTAACGGAACAAAAGAAGGAGGAGAAGCTGTAACACGAATGGTGTCAGCAATGGAGTCCATTCAAGAATCCAGCCAAAGACTTTCTGATATTGAAACCATTATCAAACAAATTGAAAGCAAAACCATGGTAATTAATGAAATTGTTTCTAAAACGGAACTATTATCATTAAATGCATCCATTGAAGCTGCCAGAGCTGGTGAATATGGCAAAGGATTTGCTGTGGTTGCTGAAGAAGTGGGAAATTTAGCAAATACCAGTGGAAAGTCTTCAAATGAAATTCGAGAACTTCTCGAAAAAAGCAGAAACAGTGTGCAAGAAATTTTACATTTGACAGTGCAACGCGTATCGGAAGGTCAGGAAAAAACAAAATCGGTTGCCACAACATTTGAAAAAATTACAGTTGATGTAAACAACATCAATACGCAAATGCAACAAATTACCGAAGCAACAAAGGAACAAGAAATTGGTGTAAAACAAATTGCTACTGCCATGGCAAGAATTGACTCCTCTGCAATTAATAACTTATCAAACGCCGAAAAATCAGTTATAGCTGCTACTGAGGTCTTTGAGATCAGTAAAGTACTGAAGTCTATTTCTAAAGAAACTGAAGAAATTATATTTGGAAAAGCGTAA
- a CDS encoding metallophosphoesterase, producing the protein MDYLRIFVVFAFLIFSYIYLCISFIKMLHPKRNYLIYISVFIFMIIVNAGFWGMRYLRWQGNIPENFYYIEWISYTLLGFMFFLLTCFFVADVLFLSRYIFYFLRRKNHLKNRNSKIDINRRSFLQFIALGCASIISGIAFYNARKIPDVKKVFVPLKNLHPDLRSFQVVQLTDFHIGQTIGLNYVEAVVERVNSLNPDVIVITGDLVDGFVDQIKNFVAPLGKLKAKYGVYYVTGNHEYYWDSLGWIEYMKSLGSIYLGNENRSFNVGDAHVVIGGLTDLRAENFDPKQKMDPEKSIVGASSQAHLKILLAHQPNSAFEAAKLGFYHLQISGHTHGGQFWPGTWLIHLIQSFRAGLTMYENMWVYVSRGTGYWGPPARLGSDSEITQIFFTNV; encoded by the coding sequence ATGGATTATTTAAGAATATTTGTCGTGTTTGCTTTTTTGATTTTTTCTTATATTTATTTATGTATATCATTTATTAAAATGCTCCATCCTAAAAGAAATTATTTAATTTACATAAGTGTTTTTATATTCATGATTATTGTTAATGCGGGATTTTGGGGGATGCGGTATTTGCGATGGCAAGGTAATATTCCAGAAAATTTTTATTATATTGAATGGATAAGTTATACATTATTAGGTTTTATGTTTTTTCTCTTAACTTGTTTTTTTGTTGCTGATGTTTTATTTTTATCGAGATATATATTTTATTTTTTAAGAAGAAAAAATCATTTAAAAAATAGAAATTCAAAAATTGATATAAATAGAAGAAGTTTTTTACAATTTATAGCACTAGGTTGTGCTAGTATTATAAGTGGAATTGCTTTTTATAATGCCAGAAAAATTCCTGATGTAAAAAAAGTTTTTGTTCCACTAAAAAATTTGCATCCCGATTTAAGATCATTTCAGGTGGTGCAGCTTACCGATTTTCATATAGGACAAACAATTGGCCTGAATTATGTTGAGGCGGTGGTTGAGCGCGTTAATTCTTTAAATCCTGATGTTATTGTCATAACAGGTGACCTCGTCGATGGCTTTGTCGATCAAATAAAAAACTTTGTTGCGCCCCTAGGCAAATTAAAAGCAAAATATGGTGTTTATTACGTCACAGGAAATCATGAATATTACTGGGATTCATTAGGTTGGATTGAATATATGAAATCTTTGGGAAGCATTTATTTAGGGAATGAAAATAGAAGTTTTAATGTCGGTGATGCTCATGTTGTCATTGGAGGATTGACAGATTTAAGAGCAGAGAATTTTGACCCTAAGCAAAAAATGGATCCGGAAAAATCCATTGTGGGGGCTTCTTCTCAAGCACATTTAAAAATTTTACTCGCCCATCAACCCAATAGTGCTTTTGAAGCTGCAAAACTGGGTTTTTATCATCTACAAATATCAGGACATACGCACGGCGGTCAATTTTGGCCAGGGACTTGGCTTATTCATCTTATTCAAAGCTTTAGAGCAGGACTTACAATGTATGAAAATATGTGGGTTTATGTGAGCCGTGGCACAGGATATTGGGGGCCGCCCGCACGACTGGGCTCTGATTCAGAAATCACACAGATATTTTTTACAAACGTATAA
- a CDS encoding substrate-binding periplasmic protein, which produces MGLFTRKILRIFIIFLFIMSVSSSFAEEWKGACEKNYPPFNYINKNKKLGMDYEIINLVMRKLGVKYSVHNDSWDKVHALLKDEEVDFAWQFVSTPERQKLFYLVGPIRYGLHAFMVRKSSTMINWHKLSDFDKKRIGIVRKYNYTTEFDNYKNFTKVEFANNNDLIIGLTKGFVDAIIGDFYTLSFEARTNNYTKQVRFLPSSVKKIPRYVAFSKKNKDKSIAFGNALKTLIQTAEYKEIIKKYSAL; this is translated from the coding sequence ATGGGATTATTTACTAGAAAGATTTTACGAATATTTATTATTTTTTTATTTATAATGAGTGTTTCAAGTTCTTTTGCAGAAGAATGGAAGGGAGCTTGTGAAAAAAATTATCCTCCCTTTAATTACATTAATAAAAATAAAAAATTAGGAATGGATTATGAAATTATTAACCTTGTTATGAGAAAACTGGGAGTAAAATATTCTGTGCACAATGATTCTTGGGACAAAGTTCATGCACTTTTAAAAGATGAAGAAGTTGATTTCGCATGGCAATTTGTTTCGACTCCGGAAAGACAAAAACTTTTTTATTTAGTGGGACCTATTCGTTATGGTTTACATGCTTTTATGGTTCGAAAAAGCTCTACTATGATAAACTGGCATAAATTATCTGATTTTGACAAAAAAAGAATTGGCATTGTGAGAAAATATAATTATACAACCGAGTTTGATAATTATAAAAATTTTACTAAAGTTGAATTTGCTAATAATAATGATCTTATTATTGGCCTTACAAAAGGATTTGTTGATGCTATTATTGGCGATTTTTATACGTTATCTTTTGAAGCAAGGACAAATAATTATACAAAACAAGTACGATTTTTACCTTCTTCAGTTAAAAAAATTCCAAGATACGTTGCTTTCTCAAAAAAAAATAAAGATAAGTCTATTGCATTTGGTAATGCTTTAAAGACGCTTATTCAGACAGCTGAATATAAAGAAATAATTAAAAAATATAGTGCGCTTTAA
- a CDS encoding 30S ribosomal protein S1: MAQFRYFDKEENARDPFAGAAEETNEFEQLLQDDKNIPSSRRYRMGESVEGSVISTSPEFVFIDLGGKSSATLSTDEFTSSGLSTPKVGEKISAFVRSDNGSEILLTRTLRRNEVDDSLLRNAYEAHIPVEAKVEKVIKGGFEATVGSKRCFVPLGQMDITHFDNPEIFVGNTFKFNITEMKGRNIVLSRKAILREEMDSKISQILEKLEVGQSHVATITRLVDFGAFASIDGVEGLIPLSELAWKRIKKAEEIVRLGEQVNVKIIKIERAPKLKIAFTLKDANEDPWIANATRLHPGAILQGTVVRMIDGGAFVNVAEGVDGLVPIHQITWEKRISHPKEMLSEGQAVKVHVLAADLGSRRLSLSIKGPMPEELMNKFKGKKRDDISAMSDEDKNLMKQWEEYKSHEAKILVPTNREETSIFASAFKRAQKKK; the protein is encoded by the coding sequence ATGGCACAATTTAGGTACTTCGATAAAGAAGAAAATGCCCGCGATCCTTTCGCTGGTGCAGCAGAAGAAACAAACGAATTTGAACAACTCCTTCAGGATGATAAGAATATTCCTTCCTCTCGCCGTTATCGTATGGGCGAATCCGTTGAAGGCTCTGTCATTTCCACGAGTCCCGAGTTTGTCTTTATTGACCTGGGTGGAAAAAGTTCAGCGACCTTATCAACAGATGAATTTACCAGCTCAGGACTTTCCACTCCCAAGGTGGGAGAAAAAATATCCGCTTTTGTCCGTTCCGATAACGGATCCGAAATTTTATTGACACGCACTCTACGCCGCAATGAAGTCGATGACTCCTTACTAAGAAACGCTTATGAAGCACATATTCCTGTGGAAGCAAAAGTAGAAAAAGTGATTAAGGGCGGATTTGAAGCCACAGTAGGCTCTAAAAGATGCTTTGTACCTCTAGGACAAATGGACATCACTCATTTTGATAACCCTGAAATTTTTGTTGGAAACACCTTTAAGTTCAACATTACCGAAATGAAAGGACGCAATATCGTTCTTTCTCGTAAAGCTATTTTGCGTGAGGAAATGGACAGCAAAATTTCACAAATTCTTGAAAAACTCGAAGTGGGTCAAAGCCACGTAGCAACCATCACACGCCTTGTGGATTTTGGCGCGTTTGCCTCTATTGATGGCGTAGAAGGCCTTATTCCTCTAAGCGAACTTGCTTGGAAAAGAATTAAAAAAGCCGAAGAAATTGTACGCTTAGGTGAACAAGTAAATGTAAAAATCATAAAAATAGAACGCGCACCTAAACTTAAAATTGCTTTCACCCTAAAGGACGCTAACGAAGATCCTTGGATAGCCAACGCCACCCGCTTACATCCTGGTGCAATTTTACAAGGAACTGTGGTGCGCATGATTGACGGCGGCGCTTTTGTCAACGTAGCCGAAGGCGTCGATGGCCTTGTTCCTATTCACCAAATTACTTGGGAAAAACGCATTAGCCATCCCAAAGAAATGCTTTCCGAAGGTCAGGCCGTCAAAGTGCATGTGCTTGCAGCCGATTTAGGATCCCGTCGTTTGAGTTTATCTATTAAAGGACCTATGCCTGAAGAACTCATGAATAAATTCAAAGGCAAAAAACGCGATGATATTTCTGCTATGAGTGATGAAGACAAAAATCTCATGAAACAATGGGAAGAATATAAGTCCCATGAAGCAAAAATCTTAGTTCCTACCAATCGAGAAGAAACAAGTATTTTTGCATCGGCTTTTAAGCGTGCTCAAAAGAAGAAATAA
- a CDS encoding MFS transporter: MKKKHHHILFLIFLVLFEFAVYLSNDMILPALVDVVKEFNHTDALIPLSLSIFLFGSLSIQLLVGPLSDQYGRRITMFAGGFLVLVGNVLGMYATDMLEFFIARILQGMGPCFIGVAGYACVHELYDEKEAIHVISWMASVALFAPMLGPFLGSLVILFAGWRFIFMSTFLLAFIGLVGLWFTMPETLTKNKSVKMKLNLIFHNYLDLLKNRKFTFGSISFGFSFGAIMIWIASSPIILIHLLGLNKTEFGLIQIPVFLSFILGTFLLRYISKSFSSMNCLFIGFTITFVGSCLSVLFSLLNPQSLLLLIISISIFNLGYGILSAPFMRIILDSTRQSKGIASALSAFIYFTIAIAASAAFGLIYSVSLISFTLYIFVTLILSGISLLFMKPFKKLK, translated from the coding sequence ATGAAAAAAAAACATCACCACATTTTGTTTCTTATTTTTTTAGTTCTCTTTGAGTTTGCAGTTTACTTGTCAAATGACATGATTCTGCCTGCCTTGGTTGATGTTGTTAAAGAATTTAATCATACCGATGCTCTCATTCCCTTATCACTTTCTATTTTTCTGTTTGGTTCTCTTTCAATCCAACTGCTCGTAGGCCCCCTTTCCGATCAGTATGGTCGCCGGATAACCATGTTTGCAGGGGGATTTCTTGTTTTAGTAGGAAATGTCCTTGGCATGTATGCAACTGATATGCTTGAATTTTTTATTGCTCGTATCCTTCAGGGAATGGGTCCCTGCTTTATTGGTGTAGCAGGATACGCCTGCGTTCATGAACTTTATGATGAAAAAGAAGCCATTCACGTCATATCCTGGATGGCTTCTGTTGCTTTATTTGCACCCATGTTAGGCCCCTTCCTAGGAAGTCTTGTTATTTTATTTGCAGGTTGGCGCTTTATTTTTATGAGTACATTTCTTCTTGCCTTTATTGGGCTTGTCGGATTGTGGTTTACCATGCCAGAAACTCTCACTAAAAATAAATCAGTAAAAATGAAGTTAAACCTTATTTTTCATAATTATTTAGATCTTTTAAAAAATAGAAAATTTACCTTTGGCAGCATCAGCTTTGGCTTTTCCTTCGGCGCTATTATGATTTGGATAGCCAGTTCTCCCATAATTTTAATTCATTTATTAGGGCTTAATAAGACAGAATTTGGCTTAATCCAAATTCCTGTTTTTTTATCATTTATTTTGGGAACATTTTTGTTACGTTATATTTCAAAATCGTTTTCCTCTATGAATTGTTTATTTATTGGTTTTACCATCACTTTTGTAGGATCATGCCTTTCCGTATTGTTCTCATTATTAAATCCACAAAGTTTGCTTCTTTTAATCATATCTATTTCAATTTTTAACCTCGGTTATGGTATTCTTTCGGCGCCATTTATGCGCATCATTCTAGATTCCACAAGGCAGTCTAAAGGAATCGCTTCTGCTCTTTCCGCGTTTATTTATTTTACAATTGCAATTGCAGCTTCAGCTGCTTTCGGATTGATTTATTCCGTAAGTCTTATTTCTTTTACTTTATATATCTTTGTAACCTTAATACTTTCAGGCATTTCTTTATTATTCATGAAACCATTTAAAAAATTAAAATAA
- the glsA gene encoding glutaminase A — MKKSNFVANLSLVIISATINFSIHAADAAIDIKKGISESYQKFKGIKEGKNADYIPDLAKVNPSLFSIAIATVDGKIESIGDAETTFSIQSISKPLIYGLALKDNGEKLNIKVGLNATGQKFNSIQALESTQNHIQNPMVNAGAIQVTSFVKGKDSNEKWQKALNFVQQLAEGKSGEKKPYFGEAVYKSESSTNLRNKAISDLLNAYGMMGGDPLDALDRYTKACSIMITTKQLAMIGATLANQGTNPITKKNILQTEYVKDVVAEMSVNGLYETSGEWWVNVGVASKSGVGGGILAVIPNKMAIAVFSPPLDGAGNSVKAQEVIKYLSKNWKLHFLDLIK; from the coding sequence ATGAAAAAATCAAATTTTGTAGCGAATTTAAGTTTGGTAATTATATCTGCGACAATAAATTTTTCAATTCATGCCGCTGATGCTGCTATAGATATCAAAAAAGGAATTAGCGAAAGCTATCAAAAATTTAAAGGAATTAAAGAGGGTAAAAACGCCGATTATATTCCTGATTTAGCAAAGGTAAACCCCTCCTTATTTAGTATTGCTATTGCCACAGTAGATGGAAAAATAGAATCAATTGGCGATGCCGAAACGACATTTTCCATTCAATCCATTTCGAAGCCTCTGATTTATGGATTAGCTTTAAAAGACAATGGAGAAAAATTAAATATTAAAGTAGGACTCAATGCAACAGGGCAAAAATTTAATTCTATTCAAGCGCTTGAATCCACTCAAAATCACATACAAAACCCTATGGTGAATGCGGGAGCAATTCAAGTCACAAGCTTTGTCAAAGGAAAAGATAGCAATGAAAAATGGCAAAAGGCTTTAAATTTCGTACAACAATTAGCTGAAGGCAAAAGTGGTGAAAAAAAACCTTATTTTGGCGAAGCAGTTTACAAATCAGAATCCTCCACAAATCTGCGTAATAAAGCCATATCCGATTTACTAAATGCTTACGGTATGATGGGAGGAGATCCTCTTGATGCTCTCGATCGCTATACAAAAGCATGCTCAATCATGATCACGACAAAACAATTGGCTATGATTGGTGCTACTTTAGCAAATCAAGGTACCAATCCCATAACAAAGAAAAATATTTTACAAACAGAATACGTAAAAGATGTTGTAGCAGAAATGTCCGTTAATGGTCTTTATGAAACCAGCGGTGAATGGTGGGTAAATGTGGGCGTCGCCTCAAAAAGTGGTGTCGGTGGCGGAATTCTTGCCGTCATTCCAAACAAAATGGCAATTGCGGTCTTTTCACCACCTCTTGATGGTGCAGGAAATAGCGTAAAAGCACAAGAAGTCATCAAATATTTATCTAAAAATTGGAAATTACACTTCTTAGATCTTATCAAATAA